Proteins found in one Streptomyces sp. CB09001 genomic segment:
- a CDS encoding ribbon-helix-helix protein, CopG family, whose amino-acid sequence MAMTLRLPDDLDAKLTERARREGRSKQELAIEAIRDAQNRAELKVDDVLAELMDSDAEILDYLR is encoded by the coding sequence ATGGCGATGACTCTCCGGCTCCCCGACGACCTTGACGCGAAGCTCACCGAGCGGGCTCGTCGGGAGGGCCGTAGCAAGCAGGAACTTGCCATTGAGGCCATCCGTGACGCGCAGAACCGGGCCGAGCTGAAGGTCGATGACGTTCTGGCCGAGCTGATGGACAGCGATGCGGAGATCCTGGACTACCTGAGGTGA
- a CDS encoding type II toxin-antitoxin system death-on-curing family toxin — protein sequence MTGVRYLQLDEVLAIARAVNGTEHSVRDMGLLVSAIERPRTNVFGAELYPTLHEKAAALLHSVARNHALIDGNKRTAWLAMRVFLRFNGVSPSTVPPPVSVAGPFVEDVAQDNVDVPVIAKRLAVWFPVS from the coding sequence GTGACTGGCGTGCGCTACCTCCAGCTCGACGAGGTCCTGGCCATCGCCCGCGCGGTCAACGGCACCGAGCACAGCGTGCGCGACATGGGCCTTCTGGTGTCAGCGATCGAGCGACCCCGGACGAACGTGTTCGGGGCCGAGTTGTATCCCACGTTGCACGAGAAGGCGGCGGCATTGCTTCACTCCGTTGCCCGTAATCACGCGCTGATCGACGGCAACAAGCGCACCGCCTGGCTCGCCATGCGTGTCTTCCTGCGGTTCAACGGCGTGAGCCCCAGTACCGTCCCGCCGCCCGTCTCCGTTGCTGGACCGTTCGTCGAGGACGTCGCGCAGGACAACGTCGATGTACCGGTCATTGCAAAGCGCCTGGCGGTCTGGTTCCCCGTTTCCTGA
- a CDS encoding toll/interleukin-1 receptor domain-containing protein — MSEIFINYRTGDGEKTAALLRQGLSHRFGPGHAFHASQSIVPGESWPERLLAAVRRSSVLLAVIGPDWTNFRTRLEDPEDWVRKEIEEAFECEVPVVPVLDGRKTSRLSKADLPHALQRLADLQSIAFDSGDTEVCVARIGDLMADLVPGLEDRSGTETGTPPPGSVTNSIGTVNGTAVQSRDFSGDVGTVVKGTHGPVHTGNGNIYSHSRQVSGGDGMTYSEGDHHGAVQHRFGERDGHEDKDR; from the coding sequence ATGAGCGAGATCTTCATCAACTACCGGACAGGAGACGGAGAGAAGACCGCGGCTCTACTGCGTCAAGGATTGTCGCACCGCTTCGGTCCGGGACACGCGTTCCACGCGTCGCAATCCATCGTCCCCGGTGAAAGCTGGCCCGAACGGCTGCTGGCCGCGGTACGGCGCAGTTCCGTACTCCTGGCCGTCATCGGTCCGGACTGGACGAACTTCCGTACCCGGTTGGAGGATCCCGAGGACTGGGTGCGCAAGGAGATCGAGGAGGCTTTCGAGTGCGAGGTCCCGGTGGTCCCTGTCCTGGACGGACGCAAAACCAGTCGGCTGAGTAAGGCTGATCTGCCGCACGCGTTACAGCGGCTCGCCGATCTCCAGTCCATCGCGTTCGACTCCGGTGACACCGAGGTGTGTGTCGCGCGCATCGGTGACCTGATGGCCGACCTGGTTCCCGGCCTTGAAGACCGGTCCGGGACCGAGACGGGGACGCCCCCGCCGGGCAGCGTTACCAATTCCATCGGGACCGTGAACGGTACGGCCGTACAGAGCCGTGACTTCAGCGGTGACGTCGGCACGGTAGTCAAGGGTACCCACGGTCCTGTTCACACCGGGAACGGCAACATCTACTCGCATTCACGTCAAGTCTCGGGTGGCGACGGGATGACGTACTCCGAAGGTGACCACCACGGCGCCGTCCAGCACCGGTTCGGTGAACGGGACGGTCACGAGGACAAGGACCGGTGA
- a CDS encoding helix-turn-helix transcriptional regulator, producing MPHPSTSFGEELRKRRLEAGLSLTDLSGLVHYSKAQLSKVERGIKAHSRDLARLCDAALGADGALIALGTPTAVDSLAVSAPGRVEEENWMMQLSPDGPNSFGPVGRREVMNAGVASLMTWRSNGSGPASPTAGAGMLEASRSLFTHYRRLGQTVDPGLLLPVLIAQTHTLRELSAQSDSGTRRRLLALGSRYAEYAGWLVQETGDERAALWWTQRAVDLAAAGGDQALAGYALVRRALVTLYREDAEQTIALARRAQNDVLPSRIRGLAAQREAQGHALAGDVGACLRALDRARTLLARRDGTAEGADGPVIGSMHLPDSVGMVTGWCLVDLGRPREAGEELDRQLTLVGPDAVRTQVRYGVRRALAYACAGEIDHACALTEPLLDGVTAVRSATVTTDLRRLVRVLGRYLDHPPVRRLAPRLGTLSRPTIPLEESPS from the coding sequence GTGCCACATCCGTCCACATCGTTCGGCGAGGAACTGAGGAAGCGGCGTCTGGAGGCCGGACTGAGCCTGACGGACCTGTCCGGTCTCGTGCACTACAGCAAGGCGCAGCTCAGCAAGGTCGAGCGGGGCATCAAGGCGCACAGCCGAGATCTCGCGCGGCTGTGCGACGCCGCACTCGGTGCCGATGGGGCACTGATCGCCCTGGGCACCCCTACCGCTGTCGACTCACTTGCCGTGTCGGCCCCAGGCCGGGTCGAGGAGGAGAACTGGATGATGCAGTTGTCACCGGACGGCCCGAATTCGTTCGGGCCCGTGGGCCGCCGTGAGGTGATGAATGCCGGCGTCGCCTCGCTGATGACCTGGAGGTCGAACGGATCAGGTCCGGCTTCCCCAACCGCCGGCGCGGGCATGCTGGAAGCCTCACGCTCCCTGTTCACGCACTACCGCAGACTCGGGCAGACCGTGGATCCCGGCCTGCTCCTGCCCGTTCTGATCGCGCAGACACACACGCTGCGGGAGCTGTCGGCGCAGAGCGACAGCGGCACCAGGCGTCGCCTGCTGGCACTCGGTTCCCGGTACGCCGAGTACGCGGGCTGGCTGGTGCAGGAGACGGGGGACGAGCGTGCGGCGCTGTGGTGGACACAGCGTGCGGTCGACCTGGCCGCCGCCGGCGGTGATCAGGCACTGGCAGGTTATGCGCTGGTCCGTAGGGCGTTGGTCACGCTGTACAGGGAGGACGCCGAGCAGACGATCGCGCTGGCCCGCCGGGCGCAGAACGACGTGCTGCCGTCACGGATCCGCGGTCTCGCCGCACAGCGCGAAGCGCAGGGTCACGCCCTCGCCGGTGATGTCGGCGCCTGTCTACGTGCCCTGGACCGGGCTCGTACTCTGCTCGCCCGCCGGGACGGCACTGCCGAAGGTGCTGACGGCCCGGTGATCGGATCCATGCATCTTCCCGATTCGGTCGGCATGGTCACCGGCTGGTGCCTCGTCGATCTCGGGCGACCGCGCGAGGCGGGCGAGGAACTGGATCGACAGCTCACTCTGGTCGGCCCCGACGCGGTGCGTACGCAGGTCCGGTACGGCGTACGTCGCGCGCTCGCCTATGCCTGCGCTGGCGAGATCGACCACGCCTGCGCGCTGACGGAGCCATTGCTCGACGGCGTGACGGCGGTGCGCTCGGCGACCGTCACGACCGATCTCCGACGGCTCGTCAGGGTGTTGGGTCGCTATCTGGACCACCCACCGGTACGTCGGCTGGCGCCGCGGCTCGGCACCTTGTCACGCCCGACCATCCCTCTTGAGGAGTCACCGTCATGA
- a CDS encoding helix-turn-helix transcriptional regulator, whose amino-acid sequence MVKTGHVSMIRQMTYQPAGRPAGSVETMTFGRLRELNDGGTQRADFHVLAVVDAGPGSVTVDFRRHPLQDRSAVWIPPGAVHRWDDIADVSGHLVLFVPTAPVTHATRELAASPDPAAHWSIPDADWPFVDTARSHLLLEASAPPDDSRTELPGILLSALITRLHPPHAEARLTHPEFRLFRTSVEAHFRQHHDAGHYARTLGYAPRTLSRAVQQATGRTAKAYIVERITLEAKRLLAHDRLTAARCADVLGFPDASNFSVFFRKATGMRPGAWQTAVATESGRTHKNTHINAEA is encoded by the coding sequence ATGGTGAAAACTGGACACGTGAGCATGATCCGGCAGATGACCTACCAGCCTGCGGGACGCCCCGCCGGCTCAGTCGAGACGATGACGTTCGGCCGCCTTCGCGAGCTGAACGACGGCGGCACGCAGCGCGCCGACTTCCACGTCCTCGCCGTCGTCGACGCCGGCCCCGGCTCGGTCACCGTCGACTTCCGCCGCCACCCGCTCCAAGACCGGTCCGCGGTGTGGATTCCACCCGGCGCGGTGCACCGGTGGGACGACATCGCCGACGTGTCAGGACACCTCGTACTGTTCGTGCCGACCGCGCCGGTCACCCACGCCACCCGAGAACTGGCCGCCTCCCCCGACCCGGCCGCGCACTGGAGCATCCCCGACGCCGACTGGCCCTTCGTCGACACGGCGCGCAGCCACCTCCTCCTCGAAGCATCCGCCCCACCCGATGACTCCCGGACGGAGCTGCCCGGAATCCTCCTCTCCGCGCTCATCACCCGGCTGCACCCACCGCACGCAGAAGCACGACTCACCCATCCGGAGTTCCGGCTGTTCCGCACCAGCGTCGAAGCACACTTCCGGCAACACCACGACGCCGGCCACTACGCCCGCACGCTGGGTTACGCGCCCCGCACCCTCTCACGAGCGGTGCAGCAGGCCACCGGCCGCACCGCGAAGGCGTACATCGTCGAACGGATCACCCTGGAAGCCAAACGGCTCCTCGCACACGACCGCCTCACCGCCGCCCGCTGCGCCGACGTGCTCGGCTTCCCCGACGCATCGAACTTCTCGGTGTTCTTCCGCAAGGCGACAGGCATGCGCCCGGGCGCATGGCAGACGGCGGTGGCCACCGAGTCAGGACGCACCCACAAGAACACCCACATCAATGCGGAGGCGTGA
- a CDS encoding alpha/beta hydrolase — MDTTQQTLLPTYDHRTGAGPTLVFLHYWGGSARTWDLVVDRLAGRDVLTVDFRGWSRSSALPGPYTLGQLADDTLAVLADAGVTDYVLVGHSMGGKVAQLVAATRPAGLRGMVLVGSGPAKPAAQVTPEYQQALSHAYDSAESVAGARDHVLTATELPGPVRAQIVTDSRTVADAARTEWPLHGIAQDVTEHTRMIDVPALVIAGERDQVEPVGVLRDNLVPYLSHPDFVVVPRTGHLIPLEAPADLVDAITAFAPAA; from the coding sequence ATGGACACGACGCAGCAGACGCTACTGCCCACTTACGACCATCGGACGGGGGCCGGACCGACTCTGGTGTTCCTGCACTACTGGGGTGGTTCCGCCCGCACCTGGGACCTCGTCGTCGACCGCCTGGCGGGCCGTGACGTGCTCACGGTCGACTTCCGCGGGTGGAGCCGGTCGAGCGCTCTGCCCGGTCCCTACACGCTCGGTCAGCTCGCCGACGACACACTCGCCGTGCTCGCGGACGCGGGGGTCACCGACTACGTCCTGGTGGGGCATTCCATGGGCGGCAAGGTCGCCCAGCTGGTCGCGGCCACCCGGCCCGCCGGCCTCCGTGGCATGGTCCTCGTCGGCTCCGGCCCGGCGAAGCCTGCCGCACAGGTCACTCCCGAGTACCAGCAAGCCCTGTCGCACGCCTACGACTCCGCCGAGTCCGTGGCCGGGGCACGGGATCACGTCCTCACCGCGACCGAGCTGCCCGGGCCGGTCAGGGCGCAGATCGTGACCGACTCGCGGACCGTCGCCGACGCCGCCCGCACCGAGTGGCCGCTGCACGGCATCGCGCAGGACGTCACCGAACACACCCGCATGATCGACGTACCCGCTCTCGTCATCGCGGGAGAGCGCGACCAGGTGGAACCCGTCGGCGTGCTCCGCGACAACCTGGTGCCCTACCTCTCGCACCCAGACTTCGTGGTGGTCCCCCGCACCGGTCACCTGATCCCGCTGGAAGCCCCGGCTGACCTCGTCGACGCCATCACCGCATTCGCGCCGGCAGCCTGA
- a CDS encoding TetR/AcrR family transcriptional regulator: MGGTLPYDRLRRRRAAVTPGHHPARSRRAAERKGDVRERAILDTCEALLADKGYDAMTVGDIAQGAGITRGALYFYYGSKQEVVTALVARTVEHLWERSRATAQVDEPRRAIAAAMQRTVELWNEHGLVMRTAIDLSLTVPEIGELWNHTADLFIAAITAVLERAGIQSGTAPDQAPAMARALCWMIERTFYHASQESREELHNASATCAHIWLTSAGLTT, from the coding sequence ATGGGAGGCACTCTCCCGTACGACCGACTTCGCCGACGGCGCGCAGCTGTGACGCCCGGCCACCACCCCGCACGGAGCCGTCGCGCCGCCGAACGCAAGGGCGACGTCCGGGAGCGGGCCATCCTCGACACCTGCGAGGCCCTGCTGGCGGACAAGGGATACGACGCCATGACCGTCGGCGACATCGCCCAGGGCGCCGGCATCACCCGCGGCGCGCTGTACTTCTACTACGGTTCCAAGCAAGAAGTGGTCACCGCACTCGTGGCCCGGACCGTCGAGCACCTGTGGGAACGGTCGAGGGCCACCGCGCAGGTCGACGAGCCGCGCCGGGCCATCGCGGCGGCCATGCAGCGCACGGTCGAGCTGTGGAACGAGCACGGCCTGGTCATGCGCACGGCGATCGACCTGTCGTTGACCGTGCCGGAGATCGGCGAGCTGTGGAACCACACGGCCGACCTGTTCATCGCGGCCATCACCGCCGTCCTGGAACGTGCCGGCATCCAGTCCGGCACCGCACCGGACCAGGCCCCGGCGATGGCACGCGCCCTGTGCTGGATGATCGAACGGACCTTCTACCACGCCTCACAGGAATCCCGCGAGGAGCTCCACAATGCGTCGGCGACATGCGCACACATCTGGCTGACCAGCGCCGGTCTGACCACATGA
- a CDS encoding oxidoreductase has protein sequence MQKQNWLITGVSTGLGRAFAEAALAAGHTVVGTVRSEEGLRAFEELGPGTAHGRLLDVTDDDAVPGVVAEVEQNVGPLDVVVANAGYGLEGTFEETPLAEVRRQFEVNVFGAAATLQAALPHMRARRHGHLMAVTSMGGLMAVPGMSAYCGSKFALEGILEALGKEVAQFGIHVTAIEPGSFRTDWAGRSMTRAARTVDDYDELFAPIREARQKASGNQLGNPAKAGDALVHIASLERPPAHLVLGSDALRLVTAARTAVDEDIRAWEALSRTTDFADGAQL, from the coding sequence GTGCAGAAGCAGAACTGGCTCATCACCGGCGTCAGCACGGGCCTCGGACGCGCCTTCGCCGAGGCCGCCCTGGCTGCAGGCCATACCGTCGTCGGCACCGTCCGCTCCGAGGAGGGCCTGCGGGCCTTCGAAGAACTCGGGCCCGGTACGGCTCACGGTCGCCTGCTGGACGTGACGGACGACGACGCCGTCCCCGGTGTGGTCGCGGAGGTGGAGCAGAACGTCGGCCCGCTGGACGTCGTCGTCGCCAATGCCGGCTACGGCCTGGAAGGAACCTTCGAGGAAACCCCGCTGGCCGAGGTGCGGCGGCAGTTCGAGGTCAACGTTTTCGGAGCGGCGGCCACCCTGCAGGCGGCGCTGCCCCACATGCGCGCACGCCGCCACGGACACCTGATGGCCGTCACCTCCATGGGCGGACTCATGGCCGTGCCCGGCATGTCCGCCTACTGCGGCAGCAAGTTCGCCCTGGAGGGCATCCTCGAGGCGCTGGGCAAGGAAGTCGCGCAGTTCGGCATCCACGTGACGGCGATCGAGCCCGGCTCCTTCCGCACCGACTGGGCCGGACGGTCCATGACACGCGCCGCACGGACCGTCGACGACTACGACGAGCTCTTCGCCCCCATCCGCGAAGCACGGCAGAAGGCCAGCGGCAACCAGCTGGGCAACCCGGCCAAAGCCGGGGACGCCCTCGTGCACATCGCATCGCTCGAACGCCCGCCGGCCCACCTCGTCCTGGGCTCCGACGCGCTGCGACTGGTCACCGCCGCACGCACGGCCGTGGACGAGGACATCCGCGCATGGGAGGCACTCTCCCGTACGACCGACTTCGCCGACGGCGCGCAGCTGTGA
- a CDS encoding ABC transporter permease: MVGGIGVANTMVISVLERRRDIGLRRALGATRGQIRVQFLTESVGLSLLGALAGTLFGALADINYAHYQVWPAVIPLTSVTGGCLGAVLIGMAAGVHPSVRAARLPPPTHTEALAST; this comes from the coding sequence CTGGTAGGCGGCATCGGCGTGGCCAACACCATGGTCATCTCGGTCCTGGAGCGCCGAAGGGACATCGGGCTGCGCCGGGCACTGGGCGCGACCCGCGGTCAGATACGCGTCCAGTTCCTCACCGAGTCCGTGGGCCTGTCGCTGCTCGGCGCACTCGCCGGAACCCTGTTCGGCGCCCTCGCGGACATCAACTACGCGCACTACCAGGTCTGGCCGGCGGTGATACCGCTGACCTCGGTCACGGGTGGCTGTCTGGGCGCCGTGCTGATCGGCATGGCGGCCGGTGTCCACCCCTCGGTCCGCGCGGCACGCCTTCCCCCCCCCACACACACAGAGGCACTGGCGTCGACGTGA
- a CDS encoding ABC transporter permease — protein MRLAPLDVLVLGLLGLRTRKLRAALSALGISIGVATMMVVTGIPASSQRALMDEMTALGSTMPRVPPFSGQAVQVELPEESINMVRRIKPVTEASAVANTHAAVRRSDVIGDDDLSGTGLSVLATRRDVRSVVGGEIFSGRFFSAADEQFPRSSWATGPPANSASGKSPRTTRLHRYRSTSRGSP, from the coding sequence GTGCGTCTCGCCCCTCTCGATGTGCTGGTCCTGGGGCTACTCGGCCTGCGCACCCGCAAGCTGCGCGCCGCGCTGTCGGCACTCGGTATCTCGATCGGCGTCGCCACGATGATGGTGGTGACCGGGATCCCGGCCTCCAGCCAGCGGGCGCTGATGGACGAGATGACGGCGCTCGGGTCCACCATGCCGCGAGTGCCGCCGTTTTCGGGACAGGCCGTGCAGGTCGAACTGCCCGAGGAATCGATCAACATGGTGCGCCGCATCAAACCGGTCACCGAGGCGAGCGCCGTGGCCAACACCCATGCCGCGGTCCGGCGTTCCGACGTCATCGGTGACGACGACCTCTCCGGTACCGGACTCAGTGTCCTCGCGACCCGACGCGACGTGCGGAGCGTGGTGGGAGGAGAAATCTTCTCGGGCAGGTTCTTCAGCGCCGCCGACGAGCAGTTCCCACGGTCGTCCTGGGCTACCGGGCCGCCCGCCAACTCGGCATCGGGGAAATCCCCGAGAACGACCCGGCTCCACAGATACAGATCAACAAGTCGTGGTTCACCGTGA